Sequence from the Populus nigra chromosome 17, ddPopNigr1.1, whole genome shotgun sequence genome:
GCCTAACGTGGTTTCTAGACCTAAGCGCTTGGACTTGACATGGTTACCTGACTCAAGGTGCTTGGGCCTGGAATGATTACTAGACCCAATGTTGCGATGTCatggtcacacaaattaattaccctagcttaaataaacaaaatagtatagagcaagcaaggggtcgatcccacgagaaaggtttagtttagatttttatgctatatgatATGCAACTGGGGTTTTTTGAAgttatgtatgttatttttatgctatatgttATTTTTGCAGTCCAATcattcttttgaaaaattttaaattttttgacttAGGCACGCAGGTCTGACATAGTTGTCAGGCTCAGCGCTTGGGTCTAGACCCAAGCGCCTTGGGTACGACAAACATGACTGATTTgataaacaacaaataaagagAACAATTGTATACTTTAGTTGCGCTTGGGTCTAGACCCAAGCACCTTGGGTACGACAAACATGACTGATTTgataaacaacaaataaagagAACAATTGTACACTTTAGTtgtcaagagagagaaaagaaagaaaaaacacaaacaatcgaTTACTGGTAGCAATCCAATCATTATTTATCTACACGCGCCACATCATGTGGAAAAGGGTACGATTATGCATCTAGTGAGATGACAAATGACAAGATTTGGCCACTGAAAATCATCACACATGCCTCTTTGATGGCGCAGACACCACCCATTCATTGTGGAAGAAAACGAAAAGCTAAAGAAACATCTTAcgaaaagatgagaaattgaaagtgAAACTACTATTACAATCCATAATAAAAGGTTTCttgatctataattattttcctATACCATTTAGCTTTTGTTACAATTATTTTAGCATGTGCATATAAAATGAGCGTCTTGAGTATATAAGATTTCagcatcatttgtttttatgatacaaaagtgttttttttttaaattaaattttttatgtttttagattgttttgatataataatataaaaaaaatttaaaaatattattttaatttttttttaagtaaaaaatattttaaaaataaatgataaaaacactAACATGATTTAATTCATTCTTATCTAAAGTTACGGgcttcatttctttttcctcGTTTTCGGTGCGGAAGAATCCATGTAAAGATATTCCAGTCCACTGCAAGGGATAAGGAATTGCTGTTATAAAAAGTCTAAGAACCCTGTGATGCTGCTTTAAGGTAAAACGAAGCATGCTCTTAATGCTACATCTGCAATGACCTAAACACAACAGCAAGTAGTATTTCTCATTCTGTTCTGGCTAGACTGATCTCTACAGACCAACACAAGAAAACTCAATCTGAATACTATATATCAGCTGGAAAGTTTACCATACACCCACTAGAGCACATTGATCAACAATATCATATCAGTAAGTCAAGATTCCACCTTAATTCTTTGAGACCATCGAGCATGGTTGATCTCGGGACTTCAATTTATTGCCGGTGCTGATGATGTCAGGTTGCTAGTTTGGTCTACATAGCAAACTGAATTAATGTGATTTTCCTTCTGCGATGAATTGCTCTCCAGAGGAAGTGATTTGCAGGCCTCTGGCATTCTAGTCCCTCTATAAGCCTTGCAGACATAGCTCACAAAATTCTCAAAGTCCTGCATCCATATACATTCTATTGAATTCGAAAGACAAGGTGACATGCTGCTGTTAACTAGCTAGAGTCTCAGAATTATAATAGACTAACCTCTCGGAGTGGTTGATTATTCACAACCACCCATGGCACAAATCTATGAGGTGGATTGAGCTGGGAAGTTTCAGCTGCATATTTTCTCTCAAgctgcatctcatcaccattcAAACTCAAACAATCAAAGAAATGAAACTTGGCAGTGGTGTAAATAGGATCAGATAATCATACTGTGGTTAACAAGAACGAAACTCACCACTTCCCCATATCCACTTGTGTAGCAATCAATTGGTGCTTTGCCCAGCCCACTCATACCAAAGCAATTAACCCACTCGTTCATCTTGTTTTCCAAGGACATTTTCTCAACACAGTGTATAAATCTAAAATGCCTGACCTAAATCAAGGtaaaaaagtgaaaatcaaTCCACCACAAGCTGCAGATTAAAGTAGGCCATGAACATGACTAAAGATTCTATTGGGAAATTGATTTCGTCAAGGTAAGCTTACCGCATCAGGGTAAATGGTTACAGTGCAGGCTTCGATAGCATTTAGGAAACATTCATTCGTACCATGCTGCAATGTTTTCGACACCCCcccataaaaaaatgtaattcaAAACATAGAATTAacctctaaaaaacaaaaaaaaacaaaagattattGCTGTACTAACCTGGCAAACAAAGCTGCCATTAGATTGGATGAAAGCATTTCCCCAGGGGATCAATCTGAGATT
This genomic interval carries:
- the LOC133677047 gene encoding gamma-interferon-responsive lysosomal thiol protein-like, which codes for MASHPSLFTAFLLFICTALFLIASTSSSQNVTLSLYYETLCPYCADFIVNHLVKVFDKGLISIVNLRLIPWGNAFIQSNGSFVCQHGTNECFLNAIEACTVTIYPDAVRHFRFIHCVEKMSLENKMNEWVNCFGMSGLGKAPIDCYTSGYGEVLERKYAAETSQLNPPHRFVPWVVVNNQPLREDFENFVSYVCKAYRGTRMPEACKSLPLESNSSQKENHINSVCYVDQTSNLTSSAPAIN